A DNA window from Hymenobacter aquaticus contains the following coding sequences:
- a CDS encoding c-type cytochrome yields the protein MIRPAFLLCASALLLTVAAACHSTPASAPAETAAPAPAPAELPGQALFAQNCAVCHGPDGKLGLNGAHDLTKSNLNATGRVYMVTQGLGKMPSFKDQLSPEQIQQVVDYSLTLK from the coding sequence ATGATTCGCCCGGCTTTCCTTCTGTGTGCCTCCGCGCTGCTGCTTACGGTGGCGGCGGCCTGCCACTCTACGCCCGCTTCCGCCCCGGCCGAAACGGCGGCCCCGGCCCCGGCTCCGGCCGAGCTGCCCGGCCAGGCCCTGTTCGCGCAGAACTGCGCCGTCTGCCACGGCCCCGACGGCAAGCTCGGCCTCAACGGGGCCCACGACCTGACCAAGAGCAACCTCAATGCCACCGGCCGCGTGTATATGGTAACCCAGGGCCTGGGCAAGATGCCCTCCTTTAAAGACCAGCTCAGCCCCGAGCAGATTCAGCAGGTCGTTGACTATTCTCTCACTCTAAAATAA
- a CDS encoding glycosyltransferase family 4 protein, with protein MRVAIVINTSWNIWNFRRSLVKALQDAGHEVLAIAPPDAYSERLETELGCRYVPILMENKGTNPVKDAQLTRRFYSIYRREKPDVVLQYTIKPNIYGTLAARLAGIPSVNNVSGLGTVFIVQNLVSKVALSLYRFAFRFPKRVFFQNDDDRQLFLQHGLVRPDITDLLPGSGVDTNRFRPAAEFVRHEPFTFLMIARVLYEKGVEEYFEAARLVREAMPGTRVQLLGGVDESGNIGVKRAVFEQWLQAGNIEYLGTSDNVAEHIQRADCVVLPSYREGTPKTLLEAAAMGKPIVTTDVPGCRETVVDGQNGLLCEVRSAADLARKMLQIQRLSAAELEAMGKAGRQLAEQKFDEQIVLDKYLRIVAAVAPRAR; from the coding sequence ATGCGCGTTGCCATTGTCATTAATACGTCCTGGAATATCTGGAATTTCCGCCGGAGCCTGGTCAAAGCCCTGCAGGACGCGGGCCACGAAGTGCTGGCCATAGCCCCGCCCGACGCCTATTCTGAGCGGCTGGAAACCGAGCTGGGCTGCCGCTACGTGCCGATTCTGATGGAAAACAAGGGCACCAACCCCGTAAAGGACGCCCAGCTCACCCGCCGCTTCTACTCCATCTACCGGCGCGAAAAGCCCGATGTGGTGTTGCAGTACACCATCAAGCCCAACATCTACGGCACGCTGGCCGCACGGCTGGCCGGCATTCCGAGCGTGAACAACGTCTCGGGCCTGGGCACCGTGTTTATCGTGCAGAACCTGGTGAGCAAAGTGGCCCTGAGCCTGTACCGGTTTGCCTTCCGCTTCCCCAAGCGGGTGTTTTTCCAGAACGACGACGACCGGCAGCTGTTCTTGCAGCACGGCCTGGTGCGCCCCGACATCACCGACCTGCTGCCCGGCTCCGGCGTCGATACCAACCGGTTCCGGCCCGCCGCCGAGTTTGTGCGCCACGAGCCCTTCACCTTCCTGATGATAGCGCGGGTGCTCTACGAAAAAGGCGTGGAGGAATACTTCGAGGCGGCCCGCCTGGTGCGCGAGGCCATGCCCGGCACCCGGGTGCAGCTGCTGGGCGGCGTGGACGAGTCGGGCAACATCGGGGTGAAGCGCGCCGTGTTCGAGCAGTGGCTCCAGGCCGGTAACATCGAGTACCTGGGCACTTCCGACAACGTGGCCGAGCACATCCAGCGGGCCGACTGCGTGGTGCTGCCCTCGTACCGGGAAGGCACGCCCAAAACCCTGCTCGAAGCCGCCGCTATGGGCAAGCCCATCGTGACGACCGACGTGCCCGGCTGCCGCGAAACCGTGGTGGACGGCCAGAACGGCCTGCTCTGCGAAGTTCGTAGCGCGGCCGACCTGGCCCGGAAAATGCTGCAAATCCAGCGCCTGAGCGCCGCCGAGCTGGAGGCGATGGGCAAAGCCGGCCGGCAGCTGGCCGAGCAGAAGTTCGACGAGCAGATCGTGCTGGATAAATACCTGCGCATCGTGGCGGCCGTGGCCCCGCGTGCGCGCTAG
- the rfbC gene encoding dTDP-4-dehydrorhamnose 3,5-epimerase has translation MEIKHHALAGVIEFTPRVFGDPRGAFFESFSARIMQEAGAVGNWVQDNQSSSGVGVLRGLHFQRPPHSQAKLVRVAAGRVVDVVVDLRRSSATYGQHVKVELDARRCNMLYVPTGFAHGFMALEENTLFLYKCTDYYAPGSEGGLRWNDPTLGIDWGIDAPLVSDKDRVLPLFADFDSPFE, from the coding sequence ATGGAAATTAAGCATCACGCTCTGGCCGGCGTAATCGAGTTTACGCCTCGGGTATTTGGCGACCCGCGCGGCGCCTTTTTTGAGTCTTTCAGCGCCCGGATTATGCAGGAGGCCGGCGCCGTGGGCAACTGGGTGCAGGACAACCAATCCAGCTCGGGCGTGGGCGTACTGCGCGGGCTGCACTTTCAGCGGCCTCCCCACAGCCAGGCCAAGCTCGTGCGCGTCGCCGCCGGCCGCGTCGTGGACGTGGTAGTGGATCTGCGCCGCTCGTCGGCCACCTACGGGCAGCACGTGAAGGTGGAGCTGGACGCCCGGCGCTGCAACATGCTCTACGTGCCCACCGGCTTCGCCCACGGCTTTATGGCTTTGGAAGAGAATACGCTGTTTCTCTACAAGTGCACCGACTACTACGCGCCCGGCTCCGAGGGCGGCCTGCGCTGGAACGACCCCACGCTGGGCATCGACTGGGGCATCGACGCGCCCCTGGTTTCCGACAAGGACCGGGTGCTGCCCCTGTTTGCCGACTTCGACTCGCCTTTCGAGTAA
- a CDS encoding IS1182 family transposase, with translation MTRFRLSERVPAHNLYRRLAELVDWTFLYQETRALYSHTGQPSLDPVVFFKLVLVGRLENLVSDRRLVEHCALRLDILFFLGYEVDEELPWHSTVSRTRQLFPAAVFERLFDHVFAQCVAQGLVAGDIQAVDSAPVKANASLEAVLEKGKPSTSAPFLATGEPTQPTAAAPAVTAPAHQLRQLATRQRQRQGAPTGALGAQHEQARLLSNKTHYSPTDPDARISIKPGKARALNYLCSLAVDTAKGVISHVQADLADSRDSLHLPRLLTGLQQRLRSQQLRMQELLADAGYANGTNYALLEAQQVTAWIPVFGRYKAAIEGFTYRPSTDDYTCAAGKVLSFRKYDTSADGTGLKIYWATCSDCQQCPLKPTCVPGAKRKQLTRTLYDEPYRRAWQRQQSRRGQHMRRVRQGTVEPVFGNLLHHYGLRRMNVRGQAGAHKTMLLTAVAYNLKKLLKYRLNRQVSLAMALPQSLLAAARRSYSSTA, from the coding sequence GTGACTCGTTTTCGGCTCTCCGAACGGGTCCCGGCCCATAACCTCTACCGCCGACTCGCGGAACTGGTGGACTGGACATTTCTCTATCAAGAAACGCGCGCCCTCTATAGTCACACCGGGCAGCCCTCGCTCGACCCGGTGGTCTTCTTTAAGCTCGTGCTCGTGGGCCGGCTAGAAAATCTGGTCAGTGACCGGCGCCTGGTCGAGCACTGCGCCCTGCGGCTGGACATCCTCTTCTTCCTAGGCTACGAAGTGGACGAGGAGTTGCCCTGGCATTCCACCGTGAGCCGGACCCGTCAGCTGTTTCCGGCCGCCGTGTTTGAGCGCCTCTTCGACCACGTCTTTGCCCAGTGCGTGGCCCAGGGCCTGGTGGCGGGCGACATACAGGCCGTGGACTCTGCCCCGGTCAAGGCCAATGCCTCGCTCGAAGCGGTGCTGGAAAAGGGGAAGCCGAGTACCAGCGCCCCATTTCTAGCCACGGGCGAGCCCACTCAGCCGACCGCCGCTGCCCCCGCCGTGACGGCTCCGGCGCACCAGCTGCGCCAACTAGCCACGAGGCAACGTCAGCGGCAGGGCGCACCGACCGGCGCTCTTGGTGCGCAACACGAACAGGCGCGGCTACTGAGCAACAAGACCCACTACAGCCCCACCGACCCCGACGCGCGCATCTCCATCAAGCCCGGCAAAGCCCGGGCCCTGAACTACCTCTGCAGCCTGGCCGTGGACACGGCTAAGGGCGTGATCAGCCACGTGCAGGCCGATTTGGCCGATAGTCGCGACAGCCTGCACCTACCCCGCTTACTCACCGGCCTGCAGCAGCGGTTACGGTCCCAGCAGCTGCGCATGCAGGAGCTGCTGGCCGATGCGGGCTACGCCAACGGCACCAATTACGCCCTGCTCGAAGCCCAACAAGTCACGGCCTGGATCCCGGTTTTTGGCCGCTATAAGGCCGCTATCGAGGGCTTTACTTACCGGCCCTCAACCGACGACTACACCTGTGCCGCCGGCAAGGTCCTCTCGTTTCGTAAGTACGACACCTCGGCTGACGGCACGGGGCTGAAAATCTACTGGGCCACCTGCTCAGACTGCCAGCAGTGCCCGCTCAAGCCCACCTGTGTGCCCGGGGCTAAGCGCAAGCAGCTCACCCGCACGCTCTACGACGAGCCGTACCGCCGGGCCTGGCAGCGCCAGCAAAGCCGCCGGGGCCAACACATGCGCCGGGTGCGCCAGGGCACGGTGGAGCCCGTCTTCGGGAATCTGCTCCACCACTACGGCCTGCGCCGGATGAACGTGCGCGGCCAGGCCGGAGCCCACAAGACGATGCTGCTCACGGCCGTAGCCTACAACCTGAAAAAGCTGCTTAAGTACCGGCTCAACCGGCAAGTGAGCCTGGCCATGGCCCTACCACAGTCATTACTGGCCGCTGCCAGGCGCTCGTATAGCTCAACTGCCTGA
- a CDS encoding helix-turn-helix domain-containing protein, which produces MLKNLFLFFNNQCSTRPCRATLTLAATVRQHFGLTQAELAAFVGVNQQFLAAVEAGRKQLGPVADQRLQVLARQLPPPDGHGPVPPAFTDGDEAPPPDPAEAAEGLAALRQRLDRCQWLRTDLTYKVGQQRQPNQARHQRRRWAVRVLGPLLAAPLPQPDWLAPGGPALPLPPYPRATPDAARDTHWLEGLALRLAATTAPLSPAAAALARARLRGLEAEIQELTAAILEFEK; this is translated from the coding sequence TTGTTAAAAAATTTATTTTTATTTTTTAACAACCAATGCTCCACTCGCCCATGTCGCGCCACGCTGACCCTGGCTGCCACCGTACGCCAGCACTTTGGCCTCACACAAGCCGAGCTAGCCGCCTTCGTGGGCGTAAACCAGCAGTTCCTGGCCGCCGTAGAGGCCGGCCGCAAACAGCTCGGCCCCGTTGCCGACCAGCGCCTGCAAGTGCTGGCCCGGCAGCTGCCCCCGCCCGACGGCCACGGCCCCGTGCCCCCGGCCTTCACCGACGGCGACGAGGCCCCGCCGCCCGACCCGGCCGAGGCCGCCGAGGGGCTGGCGGCCCTGCGCCAGCGCCTGGACCGCTGCCAGTGGCTGCGCACCGACCTGACCTACAAGGTGGGGCAGCAGCGCCAGCCCAATCAGGCCCGGCACCAGCGCCGCCGCTGGGCCGTGCGGGTGCTGGGCCCCCTGCTGGCCGCCCCCTTGCCCCAGCCCGACTGGCTGGCTCCCGGCGGCCCCGCCCTGCCGCTGCCGCCCTACCCCCGCGCCACCCCCGACGCGGCCCGCGACACCCACTGGCTCGAAGGGCTGGCCCTGCGCCTGGCCGCCACTACCGCGCCCCTGTCCCCGGCGGCCGCCGCCCTGGCCCGGGCCCGTCTGCGGGGGCTGGAGGCAGAAATTCAAGAACTTACGGCCGCCATCCTTGAGTTTGAGAAATAG
- a CDS encoding UDP-N-acetylmuramoyl-tripeptide--D-alanyl-D-alanine ligase: MEDIAEVYARFQQSTAVSTDSRQDQTGTLFVALNGPSFRGRDFAPQALAKGARYAVVDDAALAATDPARYTYAPDPLLALQRLAHYHRRQLAIPVIGITGSNGKTTTKELLHAVLSRRYRVQYTRGNLNNHIGVPLTLLSITQEHELAIVEMGANHQGEIDLLSHLAEPTHGLITNIGKAHLEGFGGEEGIAKGKSELFRFLAATGGTAFVNTADARLPGLAAVVAEQITYPGPADTYPAELLAAAPQVVLRLHDGTVVEAQITGGYNFLNLAAAAAVGTHFQVPTPDIATALAGYAPTNNRSQLVSTSRNEVVLDAYNANPSSMAAALTSFAARPAPGGKVVILGDMFELGEESQAEHRALGELLAAQPFGTVLLVGPDMQHAALKPEFLHFPTKAAAAQWLEAHPLTGQQILIKGSRGMGLETLLPLV; encoded by the coding sequence ATGGAAGATATTGCGGAAGTATACGCCCGGTTTCAGCAGAGCACGGCCGTCAGCACCGACTCGCGCCAGGACCAGACCGGCACCCTGTTCGTGGCCCTGAACGGCCCCTCGTTCCGGGGCCGCGACTTCGCTCCCCAGGCCCTGGCCAAAGGGGCCCGCTACGCCGTGGTCGACGACGCGGCGCTGGCCGCCACCGACCCGGCCCGCTACACCTACGCCCCCGACCCGCTGCTGGCCTTGCAGCGGCTGGCCCACTACCACCGGCGGCAGCTGGCCATTCCGGTTATCGGCATCACCGGCTCGAACGGCAAGACCACGACCAAGGAGCTGCTCCACGCCGTGCTCAGCCGCCGCTACCGGGTGCAGTACACCCGCGGCAACCTCAACAACCACATCGGCGTGCCCCTCACCCTGCTCAGCATTACCCAGGAGCACGAGCTGGCCATCGTGGAAATGGGGGCCAACCACCAGGGCGAAATCGACCTGCTCAGCCACCTGGCCGAGCCCACCCACGGCCTGATTACCAACATCGGCAAGGCTCACCTCGAAGGCTTCGGCGGCGAGGAAGGCATTGCCAAGGGCAAAAGTGAGCTGTTCCGCTTCCTGGCCGCTACCGGCGGCACGGCCTTCGTGAATACCGCCGATGCCCGCCTGCCCGGCCTGGCGGCCGTGGTGGCGGAGCAGATTACCTACCCCGGCCCCGCCGACACCTACCCCGCCGAGTTGCTGGCAGCCGCACCCCAGGTGGTGTTACGCCTGCACGACGGCACGGTAGTCGAGGCCCAGATTACCGGCGGCTACAACTTCCTGAACCTGGCCGCCGCCGCCGCCGTGGGCACCCACTTCCAGGTACCGACCCCGGACATTGCCACCGCCCTGGCCGGCTACGCCCCCACCAACAACCGCTCCCAGCTGGTGAGCACCAGCCGCAACGAGGTGGTGCTCGACGCCTACAATGCCAACCCCTCGTCGATGGCCGCGGCCCTGACCAGCTTCGCCGCCCGCCCCGCCCCCGGCGGGAAGGTGGTCATCCTGGGCGACATGTTCGAGCTGGGCGAGGAAAGCCAGGCCGAGCACCGCGCCCTGGGCGAGCTGCTGGCCGCCCAGCCCTTCGGCACCGTGCTGCTGGTGGGCCCCGACATGCAGCACGCGGCCCTGAAGCCCGAGTTCCTGCACTTCCCCACCAAGGCCGCAGCCGCCCAGTGGTTAGAAGCCCACCCCCTCACGGGCCAGCAGATCCTGATCAAAGGCTCCCGGGGCATGGGCCTGGAAACCCTGCTACCACTGGTGTAA
- a CDS encoding T9SS type A sorting domain-containing protein — MRQPFVTLFLLGLSVGLPLGAAAQTPFGLEYQSVAKVVHGTDTLRAPWAGGLNTTHFSSIDLNGDNQPDLYLFDRQTRRSLTFLNVAGPSGGRQWQYAPEYQALFPTTGLSNWVQLRDYDCDGRPDLFTMGTISGSIRVYRNVAGADGRPTFQQVSDELEYFDPGPNGGLININSGGYNTPAIEDVNGDGRLDITTFNYINSATIHYFVNTSTAACGGLSFQKVTDEWGGLKTCYTSCSSFSFAGEACRSALKPNHTSGNNLLPIDLDGDGDKDLLTARDNCSELVRILNAGTSGTARFTGAGVSDNFPAAKPVRLPNFPAPYSLDVTFDGRPDLVVTPNVFDHLDTIDTHQTVWLYENTSATNVPNFAFRQNNFLQKDMLDVSDKAAPAFGDLTGDGLKDMLIGGVSRATASGFYRASLWFYQNVGTAAKPVFKLITNDYLNLAAKNYLSLRPVLVDLNRDGALDLAYSAFGHRNSSYNFIAYIFNTAPAAQPAAFNTASPTLLENVPARVYDTPCFTDVDGDGYVDMLLSSNSSSFDFPGQALRYYRNNGSQPLSRAFALVNNDFGHLRTPDDERPNNLAATVADFDRDGQPDLVTIDELGRLHFFSNYRGQGAIFLDRTDVLYNNTLGRFENLELGSRIENLYTLTAADVNGDGAPELFIGTETGGVVALGIRGLILGTKPAAAQALALSVYPNPAATSATIETPRPTRLVVLDVLGRPVRRTDATLRQQHTLDLRGLAPGVYLVRAEAANGQAGVQRLIVQ, encoded by the coding sequence ATGCGCCAACCCTTCGTTACCCTGTTTTTACTAGGCTTATCTGTCGGGCTGCCGCTGGGCGCGGCGGCCCAAACCCCGTTCGGGCTGGAATACCAGTCGGTGGCAAAAGTAGTACACGGCACCGACACGCTGCGCGCCCCCTGGGCCGGGGGCCTGAACACGACGCACTTTTCCAGCATCGACCTCAACGGCGACAACCAGCCGGACCTCTACCTCTTCGACCGGCAGACGCGCCGCTCCCTCACGTTCCTGAACGTGGCCGGCCCCAGCGGCGGCCGCCAGTGGCAGTACGCGCCCGAGTACCAGGCCCTGTTTCCGACCACCGGCCTCAGCAACTGGGTGCAGCTGCGCGACTACGACTGCGACGGGCGGCCCGACCTCTTCACGATGGGCACCATCAGCGGCAGCATCCGGGTGTACCGCAACGTGGCCGGCGCCGACGGCCGCCCCACGTTCCAGCAGGTGAGCGACGAGCTCGAGTACTTCGACCCCGGCCCCAACGGCGGCCTGATCAACATCAACAGCGGCGGCTACAACACCCCGGCTATTGAGGACGTGAACGGCGACGGCCGCCTCGACATCACCACCTTCAACTACATCAACAGCGCCACCATTCACTACTTCGTGAATACCAGCACGGCGGCCTGCGGCGGCCTGTCGTTTCAGAAGGTAACCGACGAGTGGGGCGGCCTGAAAACGTGCTACACCAGCTGCTCGTCGTTTAGCTTCGCCGGCGAGGCCTGCCGCAGCGCGCTCAAGCCCAACCACACCAGCGGCAACAACCTGCTGCCCATCGACCTGGACGGCGACGGCGACAAAGACCTGCTCACGGCCCGCGACAACTGCTCGGAGCTGGTGCGCATCCTCAACGCCGGCACCAGCGGCACGGCCCGCTTCACCGGGGCCGGCGTCAGCGACAATTTCCCGGCCGCGAAGCCCGTGCGCCTGCCCAACTTTCCGGCCCCGTACTCGCTGGACGTGACCTTCGACGGCCGGCCCGACCTGGTGGTGACGCCCAACGTGTTCGACCACCTCGACACCATCGACACCCACCAGACGGTGTGGCTGTATGAGAATACCAGCGCCACCAACGTGCCCAACTTCGCTTTCCGGCAAAACAACTTCCTGCAGAAAGACATGCTGGACGTGAGCGACAAAGCCGCGCCGGCCTTCGGCGACCTGACCGGCGACGGGCTCAAGGACATGCTGATCGGGGGCGTGAGCCGGGCCACGGCCAGCGGCTTCTACCGGGCGTCGCTGTGGTTTTACCAGAACGTGGGCACGGCCGCCAAGCCCGTGTTCAAGCTCATCACCAACGACTACCTGAACTTGGCGGCCAAAAACTACCTGTCGCTGCGGCCGGTGCTGGTCGATCTGAACCGGGACGGGGCCCTGGACTTGGCCTACTCGGCGTTCGGGCACCGCAACAGCTCCTACAACTTCATTGCTTACATCTTTAATACGGCCCCGGCCGCGCAGCCGGCGGCTTTCAACACGGCCTCGCCCACGCTGCTCGAAAACGTGCCGGCCCGCGTCTACGACACGCCCTGCTTTACCGACGTGGACGGCGACGGGTACGTGGACATGCTGCTCAGCAGTAATAGCAGCTCCTTCGACTTTCCGGGCCAGGCCCTGCGCTACTACCGCAACAACGGCAGCCAGCCCCTGAGCCGGGCGTTTGCCTTGGTCAACAATGACTTTGGCCACCTCCGCACCCCCGACGACGAGCGGCCCAACAACCTGGCCGCCACCGTGGCCGACTTCGACCGGGACGGGCAGCCCGACCTGGTCACCATCGACGAGCTGGGGCGGCTGCACTTCTTCAGCAACTACCGCGGCCAGGGCGCCATCTTCCTGGACCGCACCGACGTGCTCTACAATAACACCCTGGGCCGCTTCGAGAACCTGGAGCTGGGCTCCCGCATCGAAAACCTATACACTCTGACCGCCGCCGACGTGAACGGCGACGGGGCCCCGGAGCTGTTCATCGGCACCGAAACCGGTGGCGTAGTCGCCCTGGGCATTCGGGGGCTGATTCTGGGCACCAAGCCGGCCGCCGCCCAGGCCCTGGCCCTGAGCGTGTATCCCAACCCGGCGGCTACCTCCGCCACCATCGAAACGCCCCGCCCCACCCGCCTCGTGGTGCTCGACGTGCTGGGCCGCCCCGTCCGGCGGACCGACGCCACGCTACGCCAGCAGCACACGCTGGACTTGCGCGGCCTGGCCCCGGGCGTGTACCTGGTGCGCGCCGAAGCGGCCAACGGGCAAGCCGGCGTGCAGCGCCTGATTGTGCAGTAA
- a CDS encoding amidohydrolase codes for MSDLTVSFVQASLQWHDPAANWAELGQHIEEISIRTDLIVLPEMFTTGFSMDAASLAETMDGPTVAWMKQLAADRDAVVTGSLIIRDQDRYYNRLLWVRPDGTLSYYNKRHLFGVAGEKDVYTAGTERLIEEWRGWRICPLVCYDLRFPVWSRNPSTAPYDLLLYVANWPASRRTAWITLLRARAIENLAYTIGVNVVGIDGNSLAYAGDSALLDMRGEYLVEVGNHETSITRTLRRADLEAFRERFPALNDADTFSLGEPVSELSHHG; via the coding sequence GTGTCTGACTTAACCGTTTCCTTCGTTCAAGCCTCCCTGCAATGGCACGACCCGGCCGCCAACTGGGCCGAACTAGGCCAGCATATCGAGGAGATTTCCATTCGCACCGACCTGATCGTGCTGCCGGAAATGTTTACTACCGGCTTCAGCATGGATGCCGCCAGCCTGGCCGAAACCATGGACGGCCCCACCGTGGCCTGGATGAAACAACTGGCCGCCGACCGCGACGCCGTCGTGACCGGCAGCCTGATTATCCGGGACCAGGACCGCTACTACAACCGCTTGCTGTGGGTGCGACCCGACGGCACGCTGAGCTACTACAACAAGCGCCACCTGTTTGGGGTGGCCGGCGAGAAAGACGTGTACACGGCCGGCACCGAGCGGCTGATTGAGGAGTGGCGCGGCTGGCGCATCTGCCCCCTTGTGTGCTACGATTTGCGCTTCCCGGTCTGGAGCCGCAACCCCAGCACCGCGCCCTACGACTTGCTGCTGTACGTGGCCAACTGGCCCGCCTCGCGCCGCACCGCCTGGATTACGCTGCTGCGCGCCCGGGCCATCGAAAACCTGGCGTACACCATCGGGGTGAACGTGGTGGGCATCGACGGCAACAGCCTGGCCTACGCCGGCGACTCGGCCCTGCTCGACATGCGCGGCGAGTACCTAGTGGAAGTCGGCAACCACGAAACCAGCATCACCCGTACCCTGCGCCGCGCCGACCTGGAAGCCTTCCGGGAGCGGTTCCCGGCCCTGAACGACGCGGACACTTTCTCGTTGGGGGAGCCGGTATCGGAGCTTTCCCACCACGGGTAG
- a CDS encoding methionine aminotransferase — MPLPLLTSKLPDVGTSIFSVMSQLAAECGAINLAQGFPDYDPPQALTEALARHARTSGHHQYAPMPGLPRLREAISHKTAAVYGVAAPNPDTEITVTSGATEALYAVLAAVVRPGDEVLVLEPAYDLYGPAIRLQGGTPVYVPLRVPEFTPDWDQVKAALSPRTRLVMINTPHNPSGAVLSAQDMNTLAELLADTNAFLLSDEVYEHMVFDGQRHHSALQVPALAERSFVLSSFGKTYHATGWKVGYCIAPPALTAEVRRVHQFLTFAVSTPAQHALADVLADAEQYRTLPAFYQQKRDLFVGLLQASRFELLPVPGSYFALARYHQVSAEGDAAFAQRLTRECGVAVIPVSAFYHDGLDQGLIRFCFAKRDETLRLAAERLCRV, encoded by the coding sequence ATGCCCTTACCGCTCCTGACCTCTAAGCTGCCTGATGTAGGCACCAGTATTTTCTCCGTCATGTCGCAGCTGGCGGCCGAATGCGGCGCCATCAATCTGGCCCAGGGCTTCCCCGACTACGACCCGCCCCAGGCCCTGACCGAGGCCCTAGCCCGGCACGCGCGCACCAGCGGCCACCACCAGTACGCGCCCATGCCCGGCCTGCCCCGCCTGCGCGAAGCCATCAGCCACAAAACCGCGGCCGTCTACGGCGTGGCGGCCCCCAACCCCGACACCGAAATTACCGTGACCAGCGGGGCCACCGAGGCGCTGTACGCCGTGCTGGCCGCCGTGGTGCGCCCCGGCGACGAAGTACTGGTGCTGGAGCCCGCCTACGACCTCTACGGCCCGGCCATCCGGCTGCAGGGCGGCACGCCGGTCTACGTGCCCCTGCGCGTGCCCGAGTTCACGCCCGACTGGGACCAGGTGAAAGCCGCTCTCTCGCCCCGCACCCGCCTGGTGATGATCAATACGCCCCACAACCCCTCGGGCGCGGTGCTTTCGGCCCAGGATATGAATACGCTGGCCGAGCTGCTGGCCGATACCAACGCTTTCCTGCTCAGCGACGAGGTGTATGAGCACATGGTCTTCGATGGGCAGCGGCACCACAGCGCCTTGCAGGTGCCGGCCCTGGCCGAGCGTAGCTTCGTGCTGTCGTCGTTTGGCAAAACCTACCACGCCACGGGCTGGAAAGTGGGCTACTGCATTGCGCCTCCGGCCCTCACGGCCGAGGTGCGGCGGGTGCACCAGTTCCTGACCTTTGCCGTGAGCACGCCCGCCCAGCACGCCCTGGCCGACGTGCTGGCCGACGCCGAGCAGTACCGGACCCTGCCGGCTTTCTACCAGCAGAAGCGCGACTTGTTCGTGGGCTTGCTACAGGCGTCGCGCTTCGAGCTGCTGCCCGTGCCTGGGTCCTACTTTGCCCTGGCCCGCTACCACCAAGTTTCGGCCGAAGGCGACGCGGCCTTTGCCCAGCGCCTCACCCGCGAGTGTGGCGTGGCGGTTATTCCGGTGTCGGCCTTCTACCACGATGGCCTGGACCAGGGGCTGATCCGGTTTTGCTTTGCCAAGCGCGACGAAACCCTGCGGCTGGCCGCCGAGCGGCTGTGCCGGGTGTAG